The genomic region aaaaatctaTTCGGACGCGGTTTATTGAAATTAGCTCCAAGGGAAATTCAATATCATTTATGTGAATTTGTACTTAAATAAGTTGTGAATCAACtaataacttatatttttaattagctCGACCAGCTGGTAGCTGAACAtaattagacaaaaaaaaaacataaatacattaaaaaattctggcattatttgttgaattttaagGTTAGAAGAGTACAtagtttatgattttatttcattctcttgacttaataaaaattcagcGAGGATCTTCTATCTTATTATGATCGTGAGTGTGTAAATGTCAAGTgtttctttgaaaattaaaaaatagggaTATTTATACTGCCATCTTTtgagattttgtgtaattacacgtaaatttcatgtggtttgaaaaattatatctaacaccctaaaaatttgcttttctctaataaataagtcttttCGTTAGTccaaattcaccaaatttacaaatattaacaaaaaaactgaataaaaattgatatttaccctcgattgacttattacttacTTAGTATAAGtcagataatttttttcggctaaactacccttataacggtgaagatataccccctctcatgcattaatgcgtgaagtCGTATGAGAGTAGttggtcataaaaatatttatttaacttacaataaattagaaataagTCAATGGgaagtaaatatagatttttttctaatttttttgtcaatatcaacaaattctgTGAGATTTTGGCTAACGACTGGACTTATTTATcagatgaaagcaaacttcaggggtgttaaatataattttccaaaccacagGGGATCTACGTGTAATTTCATCAAATCTCAATAGaggagaatgtaattatccctataattaagttaatctataatttaaaattagggtATATAGCATATAATACATGTGTGTGAgactataagaaaatataatattagtaataaaatatcaaatgattATTTGAAGGTtgtcactaaaaatatattttaagtaacaaaaattttaatttagtatcAGTGATAAAAACTTTATATAAAGTTGTCATTATAGATAAACAGCGACACATTTTTAGTGTCAATTTAGATACCGatgacaacaaatatataattattactaatgtaattttgattatgacaatttttaaaaataatcatgacttaaataaatataagatttaatattgtcagaaaataaaattatcactaaaaatatataattaatagtaatattcaaattgtgacttgaatttttttgatggtttttcttttctttttgtctctTGAAATTTAGCTGATTGGTCTGTTTTTGGTTAACGTGGCATCCTACCAAAAGCAGTCAAGGGAAATTCTAATCCATACTTGCTCAGttaaatttgaaccaattatataggaagttcaatatatttatcgtgCGATTAgtgtacaattcaaaaaaaaaaatataattgtctgtaattgatttgattcaattcgaataagaatttttaaataggcAACAAGCGGAGAAGTCCCAATTTTCAGTGAACCTGTCACTTTCTCGCcgattttatgtattttgggCCAAATCTGTCCTTAATGAGTATAAGCATTAAGCAGTAGTTATCATGTTTTTCTCTATGCAATGCCAATACAGAGAGCTATGAAAATGGTTGCTTATCAAACTTTGATAGTTCCTCTTGTTTCCATCCTCTTGTTCATCATCTTCCTTCACAAACGACGCTACACCGCTGCGCCGCCGCCAAGAAAAAGGCTGCCGCCCTCTCCAAGAAAGCTTCCCATAATCGGAAATCTCCACCAGCTCGGTGTCTATCCTCACCGCTCTTTCCAGGCCTTATCCAGGCGTTACGGCCAGCTCATGTTACTTCACTTAGGCCAACTTCCGGTTCTCGTTGCCTCCTCGGCTGATGCAGCCTGCGAGATCATGAGAAACCAGGACCTCATCTTCTCAAACAGGCCAAAATTAAGCATCCCTGACAGGCTAACGTATGGCTCCAGGGACGTGGCGTTCGTGCCTTATGGCGAGTATTGGAGGAAGGCGAGAAGCATATGCGTGCTCCAGCTTTTGAGCAACAAAAGGGTCCAGTCTTTTCGTCGTGTCAGAGAAGAAGAGACGTCGAATATGATTGACAAGATCAGGCAATTGGGGTCATCATCGTTGGTTGTGGACTTGAGCGACGTATTGGTGACAACCACGAACAATGTCTTTTGCAGGGTGGCATTGGGTAGGAAGTATGGCGATGAGGACGGAGAAGGGAGAAAGATCAAGAAGGTTTTAAAAGAGTTTGTGGAGTTATTAGGCACATCGAGCATAGGGGACTACATCCCGTGGTTGGGTTGGACGAGTCGAGTCAATGATTTAGATGTCAAAGTGGAAAAAATTGCTAAACTGTTGGATGAGTTCTTGGAGGGTGTGATTCAAGAACATAGAGATAGGGATAAAGGGGAAAAGGTTTGCGATGACGGATTCTATGGAGATGGAGGGTTGGATTTTGTAGACATATTGCTTGAATTTCAGACAGAAAATAAAGGTAGCTCTCCTCCTGTTGAAGTTGATACAATTAAAGCTATCATCTTGGTAAGGACTTCTCTGATGTTCTGAACACGTTCGCACGTAAcgtttattattttgataaaataattatattatttaaaatttaatttaaataaatacataagaTATATCATAAGTTAACTATTTCTGTTGTCTTTTTAAGATTCTACGTCatgtttattatcaatttaatgtattgactttatttaatttaaatatcttttgTAAATTAGGCATGTAAAATGCTTCTAAATGTCtaaaaagaccaaaattttaataaatttaaattctaatacCATAGCAATTAAAACTATTTCTCTATGAATCCTAGCAACATACGTATGattattaagttttattttccaaGATTTTCACATAAGGGAATATTGGTAATATGAATaacaattgatattttaaatacatggataataaattcaactaaTATCTCTACTAAGTATGgtgaaattattgatttactattgttaaaattatataaaagtagttCATATAATCACATTCtcaagataattaatttaatcttttcgTATTTTAGGGGAAAAAATTGTAAAGTAGAAACATAATAGctaaatatactaattttgaaagaaatcttaattagaaaataaactaaagtattaattttattacatatacatacatttatatgcaaatatatgttatagaCATGTCATATTGtaaaaacaacacaaatgaacaaatagagaataataagtaatttttttttctaaaatctaTTTTATCGTACGTATGATAGAATATTTTTAGCgaagaaaatttgatatgCTATAAACATTAATAACtagaaaagtaattattattaattagaagataaaataaaattttgatataaaaaaaatccacttagAAAAAAAGTGCATATACATGCATGTGATTAGTATAATTGTCTGTTTTTCTAGCCATTTAGTAAATCCCGACAGTTTTTATCCTTATTTAATGTgcgaaattttttatattacagaATAAAGTTGACAAAATGAATTCGTACAGGACTAATAGTTCCACCTTATacttatagaactaaaattataatttttgttttatcttattaattagtacggcttaaaaaacaaaacatgcatgaaaagaaaatacgaTAATCTTATACTTCagttctcttattttttcctaaatatcatcactatgtttgttttcattttcaaattgtttttgaaacaagtcaaaacatacctaATGTTTGCCACTATTTAAAAACACCtaattttatgtgtttttaactgttttagcataaatacatacatatatatatacgtatacataaatatatataaaaaggcatgatttgacaatgaatattattttttgtctctccaaaaacacaatattaaacatataatacttattttaaattatctccaaaaataaattcaaacatacatactatctctaacacacacttatttatctttgtttttctctctctatctccataaaacaaaacacaataCTCAGAAAATGAACctaaatattatacatgatTCCAGGACATGTTCGCTGCTGGAACCGATACCTTGGCTTCTAGTTTAGAGTGGGCGATAGCAGAGCTTATAAGAAACCCGAGAAGCATGAAAAGTTTGCAGAATGAGGTGAGAGAAGCAGCCGGAATGAAGGAAGAGATATCGGAGGAGGACTTAGAGAAAATGCACTATCTGAAAGCAGTGATCAAAGAGAGTCTAAGACTACATGCACCGGTTCCGTTACTAATAGCCCGAGAATCAACTCAGGACACAAAACTAATGGGCTATCACATCTCAGCCGGCACACAAGTGATCGTCAACGCATGGGCGATCGGTAGGGACCCATCGTTGTGGGAAAATCCTCAAGAGTTTCATCCAGAGAGGTTCTTGGACACAAGCATAGACTTCAGAGGCCTTCATTTTGAGTTGATTCCGTTCGGTGCTGGTCGGAGGGGCTGTCCCGGTGTTGCGTTTGCTGTGGCTGTCAATGAGCTCGCATTGGCCAAGTTGGTGCATAAGTTCGAGTTTGCATTGCCCGATGGAGGAAGAGGGGAGGATTTAGACATGACTGAATCCTATGGAATTACAGTCCGTCGAAAAAGTCCTCTGCTTGTAGTCACCACTCCACACACTTGTCACGCTAAATTATAATGAGGCTCTCATaggtttgttttaattataaattataatgagccGCAGTGCTAACGTTAGAGTTGTGGTTGTTTGATGGGGCGAGTGAGATGGGGACACCCGCCCAATCGTTTTcatctctttttccttttttttttttcaaggataaattatagtgatattttctagaattatgtcttataattaaataaaaattttaagtattctttataaaattacgaGTACAGTACTTAagattgtaattgtaattatatgtacacatctgataaaaatttatacaaatactcTTGAATACATTGCGCTGATACCCTTCAAAGTTGTAcctgtaattttctaaaggggtgaatagcaatttatccccatgtgatattgaaaatgagcacattacccctctatgaaaaaaatataacaatttacccccctacactttttaaaatggagcaatttacctccttatacagggaggtaaattgctccattttaaaaatcatagggggtaaattgttgcattttaaaaaatacaggaaggtaaatcgctatttattttttcataaggaggtaatttactcatttacaatatcacaagggggttgcttgtatttttcccttttctaaaaggacaataatatttgtataattaaatatagccTTATAATAAGGTATCTATATAATTCACCCTTTTTATGGATGATAATGATAGGTGAAAATACTTCATTTACGAAGgtactttttttcttcctggatttgaatttcaaaGTTTTGAACACGTTCTAATACACAAATTcagtgtttttcttttaataatttatgatgaAATATTTACGAGTTTATTTTAGATCACAATAGATTGTGTAGTAATTATAATCGAAGAGCTTgtttactaaattaatattttactaaatacTAGATgagattattatattatttttacttgtatTATTAAAGATATTAAGATATTGTTTATGATATCAAGAATAATacagaataaattacaataactctCCGGCCtttattcaatcaatataataatatgactgcaaataaactacaataactcacataaaataagataaatgcCCATAAGTTCGATAGAACTCGAACCCATAATTTCGACCATAGCTTCAACTATTAGACTAAGACATCATtcattaacaataattatgttttatgaGGACGTTCGTGCACATTTGGCAGCGTTCTTTCTTCTTGCCTTTGTTCAAAATGAGAACTACGTTATATCTTCATAaagttttcaattaattaaaagggtTAAAAACATTTTACCCTCTGTGTTATTTTtaataggaaaaagtattattttagtccgctaagtatgctcaattttcattttaattcgataactatgtccatttttatttaagtctagtaacttacgaaattgcttacttttagtcctctggcagattttcgtacaattttacccctatgagtgcatatggactaaaactgtctttcaaaagttgcatatgGGTAAAATTGtgactataaataattagcgACACATCTACACTGACAACTtagatattagtaaaatagatatacaattattaatgatgataatttttattaatgatatttttcacaaaataattataacatataaaactatattatgacaaaataaaattatcactaaaacTGTATAATTActaatcatattaaaattgtcacttaatattatttatggtCTCTCTTTTCTGGTCACTTGAAATTTAGCTTATTGACTTTCGAGTCGATTCGATTAACGTGGCCTTTTATCAAAAGCGTCGGCCGATAAGGTGAGAAGcccaattttgttttatgtgtCACTTTGCGGCCGATACGGTTGAATCTATCCTTAGTACCAGTATTTGTTTTGTGGTATATGTTTTTCTCTATGCAATGCCAATACAGAGAGCTATGAAAATGGTTGCTTATCAAACTTTGATAGTTCCCCTTGTTTCCTTGCTTTTGTTCATCATATTCCTATACAGACGGCGCTCCACCGCTGCGCCGCAGCCAAGAAAAAGGCTGCCGCCGTCTCCAAGAAAGCTTCCCATAATCGGAAATCTCTACCAGCTCGGTGTCTATCCTCACCGCTCTTTCCAGGCCTTATCCAGGCGTTACGGCCAGCTCATGTTACTTCACTTAGGCCAAGTTCCGGTTCTTGTTGTCTCCTCAGCTGATGCAGCCTGCGAGATCATGAAAAATCAGGACTTGATCTTCTCAAACAGACCAAAACTAAGCATCCCTGACAGGCTAACATATGGCTCCAGGGATGTGGCGTTTGTGCCTTATGGTGAATATTGGAGGCAGGCGAGAAGAATATGCGTGCTTCAGCTTCTGAGCAACAAAAGGGTCCAGTCTTTTCGTCGTGTCAGAGAAGAAGAGACGTCGGCTATGATTGACAGGATCAGGCAATTGGGATCTTCATCATCGGTTGTCAACTTGAGCGACGTATTGGTGACAACCACCAACGATGTGTTTTGCAGGGTGGCGTTGGGGAGGAAGTACAGCAATGATGATGGACAAGGGAGAAAGTTCAAGAAGTTTTTAGGCGAGTTTGTGGAGTTATTAGGCACGTCGAGCATAGGGGAGTATATCCCGTGGTTGGCTTGGACTAGTCAGGTCGATGGTTTGGACTCCAAAGTGGAAAAAGTTGCTAAACTGTTCGACGAGTTTTTGGAGGGTGTGCTTCAAGAACATAGAGATAGGAAGAAAGGGGAAAACATTTGTGATGAGGGCTTCAGTGGAGATGGAGGGTTGGATTTTGTAGACATACTGCTTCAAtttcagaaagaaaataaaggtaGCTCTCCCGTGGAAGTTGATACAATCAAAGCAATTATCTTGGTAAGGACTTGTCTAATGTTCTGAACATGTTTTCCATTGTTGAGTAACCTTGTCAGAATAGAAAATCTGCATCACAGACATTTTCCACATATTTATCTGATCAATCTTTGTGACAGGATATGTTTGCTGCTGGAACCGATACCACAGTTTCTACTTTAGAGTGGTCAATAGCAGAGCTTATAAGAAACCCGAGAACCATGAAAACTTTGCAGAATGAGGTGAGAGAAGTAGCCGGAATGAAGGAAGAGATATCCGAGGATGACTTAGAGAAAATGCACTATCTGAAAGCAGTGATCAAAGAGAGTCTAAGACTACATTCACCGGTTCCATTACTAGTACCGCGTGAATCAACTCAGGACACAAAAGTAATGGGCTATGACATCTCAGCTGGCACACGAGTGATCGTCAATGCATGGGCAATTGCTAGAGATCCATCGTTGTGGGAAAATCCTGAAGAATTTCATCCAGAGAGGTTCTTGGAAACAAGCATAGACTTCAGAGGGCTTCATTTTCAGTTGATTCCATTTGGTGCTGGTCGGAGGGGCTGTCCGGGTGTTGAGTTTGCTGTGGCTGTCAATGAGCTTGCATTAGCCAAGTTGGTGCATAAGTTCGAGTTTGCATTGCCTGATGgaggagaagaggaggatTTAGACATGACTGAATCCTATGGAATAACAGTCCATAGAAAGTTTCCTCTGCTTGTACTCACCACTCCATACACTTATTAACAAACTTTACATATCATTTTCAACTGTTTAGGATCGACTTATTTTTGTGAATACTATTTGCAAAATTGAAGAGCTAATTGCTTCTTGTTACAACTGATTGACATACATTAATTTGAGAATAGGAATCAACTCTCCATCGTCCAATACAGTTTTTCCGATGCAACAAAACTTTCGCGTCTATGATCTTGCTTGGTGTATGAGTGGTCTTGGCAGACTGCCCTCCTCTTAATTATTCTCCTGTTGCAGCTCTGAATTAGCTAATTCATCCTTGCATGTCAACAACATGAAATCCCATAAATGAAAGAACGAACCAGTGATTTCTCctgttatatatattcagaTGAAACAAAGATTTGACAGAAGGAAAAATTGGTAATTTAACAGCTGAAACAATCGTTTTCATTAACTTTTATCATCTGAAAGCAGAATGCTATCATGAGAAGGTGGTTCCCACTTGATAGATGTGAACATGAAGGCTATCATTTCCCAAGATCCGTTGTTCCTCTAGGATTTCCTCTGCTGAAGTCACAGCAGACGGGCTAGACTTATCCAACTCGATACTTTGAAGCTTTGGTATTTCTCCAATACCAGAAGGCACTGCTTCCAGTCTAAGGCAGTTCTCGATAGTGAGGTGCCTAAGAATTGGTAAGTGGATACTATCAGCTCTCCACCAAATCTGACCTGTTGATGTATAAGAAGTTTAATCGCATAAATTCCCCTTCTGTTGGCTCCCACTGAAACTAGATTTCGTTCGGCAAGTTCCAAGATGCACTCGTCAGCTACCTCCTCTAAGGTCTTACTTctgttttgttttagaaatCCCTCAGTAACCCATAACTTGATGACTTGGGAGACATAAATTTTAGTATCTTGTGGGAAGACTCCCATATAGAGGAAACATGCTTTTAGATGTTGTGGCAAATGATTATAACTTAAAAGCAATATGTCAAAGCAagcatcttcatcttcatttgCAGCGCAGCACAATTTATGCAACACATTTTCCCATTCACCTGGTGTTCTTTTGACCTTGGATAGAAGCCCGCCAACGACAACAATGGCTAGTGGAAGTCCTTTGCATCCAAACGCAATTTCCATCAATTGACCAGGACAACGTTCCTCTCCAAAAGTCTTTGCACAAAGCAGCTCCCAGCTTTTCTGATCACACAAAAGATTCATGTAATGGAGACGACTTGAAGAGCCGGCATAACAAATAGCCACCCTCGCTAGCCTTGTCGTCAGGATGATTAGACTCCCATTCTTGTTGTCTGGAAAATATCTTCTGAAATCATCGCAAGCCTTAGTACTGCACACATCATCCATCACAATCAAATACCTTTTCCCACACAAAGTTTTCTGGACATGCTCTGAAAGCTCATCCTCACTCTGGTAAAGGATTTTATCACTGAGCTTCCTCAAAAAATTCAGAACTTGTAGCAGGATGTCTGGAACACTATAAACTTGAGATAGTGTGATCCAAGCACGAGCATCAAAGTGATACTCAATAAGCATATCACTATAGACATTTGCAACCAAAGTAGTCTTGCCAATGCCGCAAATTCCCACAATTGGGATGACTTCAAGCTTTGATTCTGATCCTTTGAGTCTATCCTTTATTATCAGCAAATCATCATAAAGCCCCACAGGTACACTTTTCTCACTAAGATAACACCTTGTCGGCGGCTGAACATGAACATGATCTTCTTCATCGATGTACTACTCCATAATGTCCTTTGCTTCTCTTGCAATGGAATCGAttcttttaattagtttatccAGGCCTGAATATGGAAACTTGAACATCTTATCCCTAAGTTCCATGCCACGTTCAAATACTGAAAGAAGGCATCATAATCTGGAGAGCATATACTAATTTTGTATACCAATTCATCACCAAGCCTGGGAAAGAAAAAGGTCTTACACATTTTAGAAGATATACATTGACATCAATGGCAGTCCACTTCATATGCCGCTTCTCTTATCCTTCTTGTCAGTTTTTCAAATACTAAGCCCGCCCCACGAGTCTTTTCGAGGAAATCTTGCAAGAAGCTCAATCTTTCACggagaaatttgaattttttcttgtggCGGGGGATCAGATGGCTGAGGATGCAAGATGTCATCCAGGCTTTGCCGGAGTGAAGCTACGGCAGCATAGGCGGCCATCTTTTAAGGTCTCTTCTTCACTAGTAAACAAGAAGTATGCAGTAGATAATTAAGTGATGAAGATCACAAGGGCGTGGGACAAAGTGATGAGACCACAGACCTCATCGGCAATGGCATTGGGGACTTGACCCACATGCATGCATCTCAGGATATTTCATTGAATATATGCATGTTTGTTGCTATCTTAATAGATCAAGATTCAAGAATATAGTACGAGGAACTTTGAGCAAAGTTGCAAATATATTAACGAAGACATGCACGAGTCTTTTGCAAGAATCTTCACTCTTCAGAGAGCTCTAGGAGATATCAAAAggttttattgcttttgttGGGGCAAGATCTTTTTTTAATcccaataatcaaaattttattttctcattcagttttttaatttgtaattattaaattatttttttaaaagaaaaataatttatttatatttttatatgataaatatgaCGTGATTATCTTATGTAATAAGGAAGGATTTTGAACGGAATTACTTACCTTCTCTTCCTCCACAAGGAAGGCAAGAGAGGATGAAAGGCAAGGCAAGAGATGATAAACTTTCAGCAAGTTTGCATGTTTTGGAAGCTataacactacaaaaaaattattttatactaacgatatttataatagtcaagttaataatttggaataatttttgaaaattataacgGCACCACATACCACGATTTTTTTGGGCGTTATAAAACTTTTgtaacaacaaaatattgaatttggaCTTGTTTTTGgaacaacaaaattgaatttgatataattaatattgaaacgACCTTTGTTACACATATACGTATTATATAGGAGTCGTGTTTGGAATATTTTTGTAACGGTCATGCGTTATACTGTAATAGTTGTTGTATCGAgctttgtatttcttttttctacaGTTTTTTGTAATGACCTTTGTAAGTCCTTATGAATATGTTGGTTTTAGTTTACAACTGCCTTTGTTATTACTTTTTACACTGCTTTGTAGACGACTGCCGACCATTTTCTAATTTGATAAGTTATCTTTTACATgatttttgtaacggcttctTGATTATATGACAGTTATACTTATtccaaaaatcattataatgcaatgacaaaaaaaatagtttttgtaatatttaattgtatttaatctattttaatatttattcttataaaaataaattattgaattttttgttatatctaggtagttttaatttcttaattgtgaaatattatataaaaaaaaaacatataatataacaagaaaataaaaataatttaattgcaaaaataattatttttacaaataaaaaaatcctaatctaAACCAGCATTCCGTAGGCCGCGTGTTCGTCGTCGGGCACCGGGGTATCAGCTGGAGGCTGGGGCACTGGAGGATCGGGCCAGGTGGGATCCATCCGCCGTATCCACCTCGGTACCAGATCATTAAGGTCGGGGCGCGGCGGTTGTGGTGGCGAGGGCGATGGAACAATGGAACTGCTGGCATGTGATGGTCCAGCAACAACGTGTTAGCCTCCAAAGCCAAGACTAAATACTCGGCCCCTTTTCGACCGCCCGTTGCTGACGACCAACCCTATAGCTCATTCGGCGTCACTAAGCCTTGAGACAACAATGGAGGATCTTGATCACTATTTTGCTGGTTTTGGTGTGGCTCCATCATCCTCAGGAACAACTCCTGTgaacaaattaaatgattagattttaaaaaaattaattttaaattcaaaaattaaattcttttttatacttaCCGCAACCTCTGCTATCTTTGAACAACTCCATTTGTcgtcctcctttttttttgtagcaCTTTTTAAACACCTCCATCTGTTTGACGGGGGATTCGAGTTGTGCCTCCTGttcaaaaatcatttaaagaaaagattaaaaatttaaacaattaaattaaattaatatatactagaGTTTAAAATACTTACCATCTTACGCTTGTGGGCCCTAATGGAGGACGACCCATGCGGTAGACGGTAACAGCTGTGTCAAGGTTGGCTGCCTGGTTCACTTTATTCTTAGCCGAGTGTGCTTCGAATTCTAGGGTCGCCCAGTATTCCAGATGCTAGTTCCAAATCTTTTCGGTCAGCCACAACGGTCGGGCCAACTGATTTCGGGCGTCAGCAAACCACTTTCACATGGACTTACCTGCCTGCAACTTGACGACCTTGAACATCAAATCGTCGTCTCAGTCCCAAGACAGCTGCaaatttcacatattaaaaaaaatataaatactagataaaacatgtaattattgcttaaaattaaatattatacttacctTTACATTGTTGAACCAAAATACTGGTGATTCTGTGGGATCTGCATATGTTCCCCCAGGGATTTGGATAATATCTTTTGATTATAGCATGGATCGCAGTGTCAAAATTTTGGTTGGacctgaaaaaataattaaatattaaacataataaaaaattaatgaaaattttataaaacaatttaataaataaacattacGTATATACCTTGCATCTCGGAGGCTGATATACTGCCTCTGGGTAGTTGGTGGTGGTGCATCCCATGGTCTGGCCGGGGCTTGTGAATTGCTTGGCCCCGCCATAGGTGATCCTGCTTGATAAGGCTGTCGAAAGAAAGGGGAGGTTAAACAATGCTTTGCCAGTTGGTCGCGTGGTAGGTCGTTGATCGAAAGGCAAAAGAACATTTACTATATCGCAGGACAAGGTCGTGGAATCATATGTGGCACATTGTGGCTTGATGACGTTCCCATCGGGCCAAGTGGACCCGGATCCGACCCACAATACCCCTCGGACAGGTGTCCATTGGAGAAACAGTTTAGTCATTGCATGAGTGAACATGGAGGTGACACCTGTTCCGTAGGTAGGCCCCGATTTCCATTgtctataaatactccaagtCCACAGTGAGAGAAGGTACACATTTTCTAAACACCACTTATATTTAGATCGCAACACTTTACCTTCGACCCCAGTatctgacttaagcatcggagtaTCGTCGTCGGGACGATCCCGACtagctttgtattttatttccagATAACAGATCCAAATCGATGACGTGGGGAAGGTCGTGATC from Sesamum indicum cultivar Zhongzhi No. 13 linkage group LG3, S_indicum_v1.0, whole genome shotgun sequence harbors:
- the LOC105157475 gene encoding cytochrome P450 71A6-like, with translation MPIQRAMKMVAYQTLIVPLVSILLFIIFLHKRRYTAAPPPRKRLPPSPRKLPIIGNLHQLGVYPHRSFQALSRRYGQLMLLHLGQLPVLVASSADAACEIMRNQDLIFSNRPKLSIPDRLTYGSRDVAFVPYGEYWRKARSICVLQLLSNKRVQSFRRVREEETSNMIDKIRQLGSSSLVVDLSDVLVTTTNNVFCRVALGRKYGDEDGEGRKIKKVLKEFVELLGTSSIGDYIPWLGWTSRVNDLDVKVEKIAKLLDEFLEGVIQEHRDRDKGEKVCDDGFYGDGGLDFVDILLEFQTENKGSSPPVEVDTIKAIILDMFAAGTDTLASSLEWAIAELIRNPRSMKSLQNEVREAAGMKEEISEEDLEKMHYLKAVIKESLRLHAPVPLLIARESTQDTKLMGYHISAGTQVIVNAWAIGRDPSLWENPQEFHPERFLDTSIDFRGLHFELIPFGAGRRGCPGVAFAVAVNELALAKLVHKFEFALPDGGRGEDLDMTESYGITVRRKSPLLVVTTPHTCHAKL
- the LOC105157298 gene encoding cytochrome P450 71A6-like, coding for MPIQRAMKMVAYQTLIVPLVSLLLFIIFLYRRRSTAAPQPRKRLPPSPRKLPIIGNLYQLGVYPHRSFQALSRRYGQLMLLHLGQVPVLVVSSADAACEIMKNQDLIFSNRPKLSIPDRLTYGSRDVAFVPYGEYWRQARRICVLQLLSNKRVQSFRRVREEETSAMIDRIRQLGSSSSVVNLSDVLVTTTNDVFCRVALGRKYSNDDGQGRKFKKFLGEFVELLGTSSIGEYIPWLAWTSQVDGLDSKVEKVAKLFDEFLEGVLQEHRDRKKGENICDEGFSGDGGLDFVDILLQFQKENKGSSPVEVDTIKAIILDMFAAGTDTTVSTLEWSIAELIRNPRTMKTLQNEVREVAGMKEEISEDDLEKMHYLKAVIKESLRLHSPVPLLVPRESTQDTKVMGYDISAGTRVIVNAWAIARDPSLWENPEEFHPERFLETSIDFRGLHFQLIPFGAGRRGCPGVEFAVAVNELALAKLVHKFEFALPDGGEEEDLDMTESYGITVHRKFPLLVLTTPYTY
- the LOC105157476 gene encoding putative late blight resistance protein homolog R1B-17, whose translation is MAGPSNSQAPARPWDAPPPTTQRQYISLRDARSNQNFDTAIHAIIKRYYPNPWGNICRSHRITSILVQQCKAVLGLRRRFDVQGRQVAGRRHNSNPPSNRWRCLKSATKKKEDDKWSCSKIAEVAPPTRCYLSEKSVPVGLYDDLLIIKDRLKGSESKLEVIPIVGICGIGKTTLVANVYSDMLIEYHFDARAWITLSQVYSVPDILLQVLNFLRKLSDKILYQSEDELSEHVQKTLCGKRYLIVMDDVCSTKACDDFRRYFPDNKNGSLIILTTRLARVAICYAGSSSRLHYMNLLCDQKSWELLCAKTFGEERCPGQLMEIAFGCKGLPLAIVVVGGLLSKVKRTPGEWENVLHKLCCAANEDEDACFDILLLSYNHLPQHLKACFLYMGVFPQDTKIYVSQVIKLWVTEGFLKQNRSQIWWRADSIHLPILRHLTIENCLRLEAVPSGIGEIPKLQSIELDKSSPSAVTSAEEILEEQRILGNDSLHVHIYQVGTTFS